One part of the Bacteroidales bacterium genome encodes these proteins:
- a CDS encoding type II toxin-antitoxin system RelE/ParE family toxin, whose amino-acid sequence MVQINWTFQATGDLKGIAEYISKDSKRYAKLQVDRIKNRTKVLKTQIRSGKIVSEINHENIRELIEGNYRIIYKIVATNQIDILTIHHSARDLKRREIK is encoded by the coding sequence GACGTTTCAAGCAACTGGCGACTTAAAAGGAATCGCTGAGTATATCTCAAAGGACTCTAAACGATATGCAAAACTACAAGTTGACAGAATTAAAAACCGAACCAAAGTTTTAAAAACCCAGATTCGTTCAGGTAAAATTGTTTCTGAAATAAACCACGAAAATATTCGGGAACTAATTGAAGGGAACTATAGAATTATCTATAAAATAGTGGCTACCAATCAAATTGACATTTTAACAATTCATCATTCAGCAAGAGATTTGAAGAGAAGGGAAATTAAATAA